TCTGGGGTCTTTGGGATCGTTGCCAATACTCAAGTAAATTCTTAACTCCCTTTTAGGGAGCAATTCTGTAGCGAATTTTTTAAATGTATCTTGATTGTTTGAGAAGATACCTATCGCGAATGACACAATATTTGCAATGTTCCAGCAAGGTTTTGATGTGTTGTTTGGCCTTCTCTCTGTTTTCCTTATGAAAAAAAGTAGCGCTGAAATTGTTTTCAATCACATCGTCCTTGACATTGACGAAGGGAAAATCATTTTTATGGCTAGATAAAACAATTTTGTATTTCGTGTGGGCTGGAGCTTCCTTTTGGGGATAAACATGCCCGCTTTTTATGATGCTTGCTGGCACGCAACTCTGGGTCCCAAATTTTTAAGATTTCTAGTTGTTCTTTGGTGGGCAAAATCTCAGGTTTATAGTAATGCAACATGCGCTCTATAAGAGGTTTATCCTCTATTTCTATGGGCTGTCCCTTCTTGAATTTTAAAAACACTTCGTATAAATCGTCTTCACAGCACATGGAAAAGCCCATCACATGATCTCCAATAGTTCGTCCAATCCGACATCTAAAAAACCCGTGGGGAAGCTAATGGGCTCCTTGTTTGGATTGACCAATCGCCCCCCTGCGCCAATATCAATGACCTCAAAATTTTTATTGGGCTGATCTTTATAAAAAAAACGCACGGCATCACTGGCTAGATTTTTCTTATAGACCTCATGGCGGAGTTTGTGTAAAAAATAAGCCGAATGTGTCTCAATAATTAATTGGATTTTTTTACACGCAATGAGTTTGGCAAAAAAACTGGCTAAATTAGCGATGGCTTTAGGGTGTAAATGGATTTCTGGATTTTCAATGAGAAAAATGTCGTTCTCCTTAAGCGAGAGAGCTATGATTAAAATCTTAGCCACATAGCTCACCCCTGCTCCCACATTAAAAGGTGAAAAAGGATTTGCTGTCCCGGACTTTCTAAAAGTAACATGGACACCATCCCCAACCTTTTCTGTAAACAATTCTAGATCGATGTCTAAAATCCCCTGCATATCGCGGTGTAGGTCTTGATTGAGAGTCTGTTTATTGTCATGGTAATAGGCAAAAGCGTATTCGCCATCTATGCCAAATTTTATTTCCTCTTGGGATTTCGCTTGGGATTGTTGCCCTATTCTGTTTGACCAAAGATAGAAAAGATTTTCTTCAAACATCAAATCCAAAGGTGTTCCTTCAAAATGCCAAGGCCGATCGTGGCTACACACCAATTCTGCTTGTTGCTGGTCTTTACACAAAAAAAGTCGACTTTCTTCGGCTCTGCTTTCGTTATTTTTGATACCTAGTATAGCTCATGACGAAGTAAATGGCATCTCTAAGCCACATATTGTTGTGGTTGTAATAGGAGGCTAGTAAAATGGTTTGTAACACACTAGACTTGCCTACCGAGTTTGTGCCCGCAAAACAAGTCAGGGGTTTTAACTCAAAGACTTCTTTTTGGATACTCTTAAAGTTTTCAATCTGAATAAAACTAATCATGTAAAGCCTTCCTTAGTATCCCTTCTGCTTGATCGAATCTAAATCCAATATTGCTTGGACTTTCCACGCCAGAGGCAAACGTGCCAGAATCTTCAAATTCGTTCTTTAAGCGTTCAAGTGCTTCGATGGTAATTTCCTTGTGTTCTTGGCGAGCACGCACAAATAAATACACAAAACACTCGAAAAGAGCTATATTAATCGGCCTTTTCTGAGCCTTTCCTTCCTTGCTCTTGAATCTAAAAATAGAATCGTCGCACCTCTCCAATATATCTTGCATAGCCTGATTAAAATCTCTGGCCACATCTTCGTAAGCACCCTCCTCAGATCGATTGATCTGCTCCATAACCCCTCCTAAGAAATCATCCATGTTTGTGTATTTAAGATCGCCTAAACGTTCAGTTCTCAGCAAATAAAACGCCACAAAGCGCAAGATGAGATAGCGATCCTTCATTCTCAAACTAAGTTTTTTACCCATAAGTTTCTCAAAGCCCTCTGATTGACACATGGAGTTGATAAAGGTTGTAGAACGACCACAATAAATCGCATTGCGCATTTCCTGATTGTTTAGTTGTGTTCCTCCTCTATTGAGTCGATCAAAGACATCAAGCTTAACCCGATCGGGCACAGGAGGTAGGATCGTATATACCTCCAGTTGGTAGTCCTCAATCCTATTTTGCATAAACGGTTCTAGTTCTGAAAACCTTTTCTTGTTAATACTTGGCAAGATTTTCAAAGGGCTCAGGACGAATCTTTCATTGAGAAAATCCTGAATACAGGTCAGTCTTTGCAAACCATCAATCACTTGGCGAGTAGGCTCTTGAGAATTCTGCTTTTCTGATTCAATCATGTAAATGACGGGCAAGGGAATCCCTATGAGGATCGATTCAATGAGCTCTGATCTTTGCTTAGTGTCCCAAACTCTTGGGCTTCTCTGAAAATCTGGTTGGAGATTAATCCTCCAGCGCTTGGGATCATCTAGTCTTCTCTTCATGTCAAAAACACTAATCCTATCCTTAGCTAACCTGAGTTCTTTAATAGGATAATTGTCTTTGCTTGTTGCAATTTCTAATCTTTCTTCGCCTTCTAATTCTTGAGACATCCAAGGCATCCTTAATCTATCTTGATCTTGCGGTTATAGCCAGCTCAAAGTTAAAATATCACATGAACCGCTCCTCTCTTGAGGGAGGAGCCTCCTAACCAACAGAAACTAAGGCTTCTGTGCTCGAAAGACTTTGCTGTTTAGTCCGTAAGGCCAGTTCCCAATCTAAAAGACTTACAGACCCACCGATGGATGGAGACTAGTTGCTAACTCGTCATCGTGCTTAACTTTAGTGGCTAGAATGAGCATATCCAACCCCGCCACATTAGGTTTCCACTAATCCCGCTTACCTAATTCACTGCAAGAGTGACCTTTCTTTTCTTAGCGTGCGCTTACATCTCCACCATAAAGGACGGAGTTTTTGCCTCCGTCTCTCTATTTCTTTTCCCCTTGAAAAACATAGCGATTCCAAACACACAAAGGGATCTTACAGCGCGATTTAGCAAAAACCATCCTTAGACACACATACCCCACACTCTAAAATGCGCTTAAAATCGATTTTAGAGGCATTTATGCCCATCTCCACTCCTCATCAATCAGAAAGCGTACACTGAAAATTTTTGCAATTGCTTTAAGCTTTCTCGCTTTCCTCACGCGCGCAGGCAGATTTTTAACCATTTTTTAAAAGATTTCGTCTTTTTAACCTTTTGGACCCCTCGAGAAGTTCGTGTAGTACGGGGCTCGTGAGGTACTAATAATGAAGAAATACGCACTAAATAGCTAATTTAAGTATCAAATGTGTTATAAATGACAAAAAGAATTGTGAGAGTTATAGAGTGAAAACATCAGATCGGCGGAGAGTTTTAGAACAGCTATTCAAAGACTTATAAATTCTAGTTTTTTGTAGAAAAGATTTTCAGAGTGAGGGGGCTTTTTGGGTTCTTTAATGGCGGGTTTGAGGACAACATGCCCCACATTGATAGCTGGTAGATTCACTGGCACACCCATCAATTCTCTAAACTCACTCCATGCCTTCCTTGGAGGCACTCCCGTGCTTTTCCGTTGCTTGAGAATTCTATGTTTCTTGGCACACTCTATTACTAATATTCTAAAACTCTAGCAATTCAAAGGAAGCAAAGTTAGCGTTTAAAAAGTTGAGCAAGTAACCAAAGTAGGGCATATTGACTTGGGTTTTCTTGGTATTGCGGTAGTTTGTGGCAAGGGTTTCAAAAAATATGTAGTTTCCCTCTTTGGGGAAAGAGTATCCAAAAGTTAGCGATCCTGATGTTTTTCCAAAGTCTTTTGGCAATACCACAAAGATCGTTGTGGCTGATTTTCACCGCACGCACCATTGCTTTATCTATCTTATCGACAACACCAAGAAATCATCTTGTTTATCTTTGAGTTTGTTAAAGATTGCAAAGAGTAGATTTGTTTCTGATGTACCTAGCTTGCCTAAATAAGTAGAGTTGACATCGTTATAAAAAGTAACATACTTTTTAGAGATGGCATGGGGGGATTTGGGAGTGTTTTGTGTGATGATTTTTGTTGTTATAGGTTGTTGTTGGACTGCTGGTTGGTTTTGGTCTTGTGTGTGGGGGGTTTGTGTGGTTAGCTTCATTATCTGCTCAAAACATTCCACTTATTGTGCTCCATTTAGGAAATATCTATACAATCAGCGGTTATCAGATAACACACCTCACACTTTGCTGGAATTCGAATCGCCACACCTCTACCAACCTTAATTTTCTCACAATGACTTTCACCTGATTGATAAATAAAGCCCATGATAGAGAATTTGGGTATTTTTTGGTAATCTGTCGAAAATTTAGGTCGATTGGATTTTGAGTAGTGTTGGTCAAGTTGGCTTGCTTGCTTTCCCGTTTGAAATATATCTAAAAGAATTCTTAAAAAATGAAAAAAGTGATTTTTAACGCATCTTCTATAGCCAATGCAGGGAATTTGACTGGTATTGGACTTTATACTTTAGCGTTGGCTCAAGCTTTGGAGGAATACTTTAAAAGCAGAGGTGATGTGGAACTTAATTTTTATGCACATGGAAAACTTTATGCTAATCTCAAGGATTTACCAAGCGATCCGCTTCCCAGTTCTACTGGTTTTATTAAGACCATAAAGAAAGCACTCCGGTTTTTCTTGATCAGTCCACTTTACTCTTATCTGTCTTTAGGTTTTCGTTTTTTAGCGGAGTTGTGTGTCAAAAGAAGACATCATAATGTTTCAGACACTGTGTCTGACTTATACATCCAGCCAGAGTTTCTAGGTCCAAAGGGAATAAGGTCCAGCAAGATTTTAGGTTGCATCCATGACATGCCTATTGGTGAGATGTGGTGTCTGCCCAAAAAAATGAGGTTAGATTTTGAGAAAAATATTTTCCCACAAATGTCTACCTATACAGAGGTGATTTGTTTTAGCCAATGCACTAAAGCAGATATTATCAACGCTCTTGGATTTACAGAATCTAAGGTGCATGTAATCTATCATGGTCTGAGAGAATATAGAGATACTCACCATGTGAGCTTGCCTCCTAATCTAGGAGAGTTTATTTTAGTGGTGGGAGCCAAGTCAAAGCGTAAAAATGCAACGCGATTAATCGAGGCTTTTCAGCGACTTCCTCAGAACTTACAAAAACGCTTCAAAATTGTTTTAACATCATCGTCTTTTAGCACTTTGACAAAAGATGATGAGAAAGTTTTTAAACAAGATTTTATTGTTAATCTAGGTTATGTTTCAGATGCACTTTTACAAACTCTCTACAAAAATGCCCGACTTTTGTGGTGGGGTAGTTTAGCTGAAGGCTTTGGATTGCCCATGGTGGAAGCTATGCAAGCTCAATGCGTGGTGTTGGCCAGTAATGTTTCATGTATGCCAGAAATCTTGGGTGATGCAGGGATTTATTGTGACCCATACAGTGTCCAAGACATTACCAGGCAACTAGAAGTGGCTCTAACCGATGAAGTTTTAAGAAAAGAGTGCATAGAGAGGGGTTTAAAACGCGCTAAAGAGTTTGATTTAAAAAAAAGTATGCAAAAACACATAGAGATCGTGGAACGCATGCTAGAAGAAAGCTAGGGCTGGTTATTTCTATATCCAAACTTACAGGCGCATTTTACATTAAAAAGGCTATTTGGTGCCTTGTCAGCCAACAGAACGCAACAGAGTGGTAACACAATTACCCCACAATCCACACGGGACTTAGGAGGATTGTAGGTATTGCCCCAAATTTTTAAAAGGCTTAGAGGGGCTTCTAACGCACATTTTTTTTTGGAGGTGTGTTCTAGCGCGCATGTTTGACGAAATTGTTCACAAAATCCTCATGGTCTTTAAAGGTGTGGGTGAATAAATCGTCTCCTTGAGTATTGAATCTCTCTAGGTGTTCTGTACAGTATTGGGCGTAGTGGCGATCGTTAGGATGCGTTGGGATGAGCTGGAATAGTCCTACAATGGAGGGGTTGTCTCCAAGACGGGTCAAAACATTAATGAGTTTAGCGTTTTGGAACACATGGTAGGGGCTATCAATACAGATTGACCCTGTTAGTCCGCAAAATTTCCCTATGGCCTCGCGTTCTTTTTTGGTGTAATAGCCTCGTTGGGCTTTTTTCTGCTCTTTGGCTTGTTTTTCTTGTTCCTTGCGCTCTTGTTTTTGCGCCTTGATCACAGCCTCTTGGATGCGGTTTTGAGAGCGGCGTTTTAAGATAGCCTTTTGAGCATCTGCGTGGGGGTGGGGCATGAAGTGGAAGGTGATGCCTACTACCTTTCCTCCCCTGCCTTTTTTTTCTTTCACATAAAAAATCGTTTCATAGGGCAGATTGCGGTTAGGGTTTTTGGGGTCGTAGCCCTCCTCAAAGATTACCCCTAGCTCACGGCAGGCGGGTTTAAGTATGTGAGCATCAATCAAATCTGTTCGCATGGTTGTAGGAATGCCCATAAACTCCTTAAACCCCGCAAAATCATTTTTATAGCTGATCATCTCGCACATGCCATTCTTCTTTACATCCTCAAAGCGCACTAATAAGCGATAAAGGTTTTTGGCGTATTTGCTACGCAAGGATAAAAAGGTTTTGAGCTGAAAAGTGGTGAAATTTGCGCTTAAGTCATTGAGCAAATGCAAATAATAGGGGGCGTTGACTCCCACTTCAATATAGCAAAGTTTCTCGGTTTCATCATAGGCAATGGTGAAATCTTTGAATAAAAATCGGTTGGTTTCTCTAGTAATTTTCCTTCCATCCTCAATACAGCGTGCGATCTCCCAAAAGTTCGCAGTTTTTACATTTTTCCAAAGGGCTTTCACCGCTTTTAAGAGGTCTTTATCGCCAATTTTGGGCGCATCCATCATTTCCTTGACTTCTTTAGGAGTGAAGTAGATACAGGTGTCTTGCTGGTCTTTGAGGCGGTTAAACAGAGAGAAGAGGAGATTGATCTCACGCGCCCCCATTTTGCCTAGATTGACCTTGTAGATGTCGTTATGAATCACTACTTGGTTGGGGTTAGCGATGGGCACTTCTTTAGCAGACGTGCCCTTTGGAGTAGAGGTGTCTATAGGCTTTTGTTCTTGTTTGGTGGGAGCTTTGTTGGAGTGCTCGGTTTCACTCTTTGGTGTGGTGTCCAAAGTAGGCTCCGGGGCGACTTTTGGGGGGTCTTGAGGTGATTGTAGGTCAAGAGCTGGGACTAGGGCTACGAGCTTCTTTAAGCATTCCGCCTTTTCTCTCTCTAGTACCTCTCTTAGACCTATATCAGCTGTAGCACTAATGATTGTCTGGAGTGCTTTTATCTGCTGTCCTAGCTGTTCTGTGGTGTCCATCTAAAGCCTACCTGCTATGCTTATTTTTGATATTATACCATGTTTAATATTTTATTTAGGGGAAATAAGCTCAAAAAGTAGGGGAAATAAGCTCAAAAAGTAGGGGAAATAAGCTCAAAAAGTAGGGGAAATAGCTCAAAAAGTAGGGGAAATAGCTCAAAAAGTGCCCCCGCAACCCCGCACACATGGGAGCTGAAAGCGCAAAAAAACGCGGCCTACAAATATATTAACAAACTTATTACAAACTCTTACGCGCGCGCGAGAAAAAAACGCTTAAGGTTAAATTGCTGGAAATGGAAACTAGGAATGCAGTGCTCACGCACTGCTTACAGAAAGATTTAACTGTGGGGGCGAGCCCCCACACCCCCATTAGCTTTTGAGGTGGAAATTAGCACGCTAGAATGGCCATATAACGTTTTTGGAGTGTATGTAGGTTTTCCTATGGATTAAGGGCATCTTGTTGATTGTAGAGTATCCTAGAGTACTTTATAGAGGTGTTTTAAAGTGGAGGATAGAGAGGAACAAGTAAAAACCACACGAACTATACCTCAGCATAACATTGTGTAATCCTCTTTGATGTTTTGATCATATTCTAAATGTTTCACATTCAACTGTTTATATATCCCTCACCATACGAGACCACAAATCATAAGCAAACGCCGTCAACTTGCGCGTTTTTTATGTTAAAATAGTAACTTATGCATCTCTCATCGCACACCATGCCATTTTGGTATCCCTGCGTATGAGCAATCAAGTATGCAAGGTATGCGATGGTCCTGGATATGCGATTTTTCCTGATGTGGCTAGCTCCCGTTTTTGTGGTGCTTTTTAGTGCCAATGCCGAGTCTCAATACGGACGCTTTGTTGTGGGAAAGGTCGCTTTTTATAGTTTTTTTATTAGCTTTTTGATTTATTGGGGACTTTCTTTTATCAAACAACGCTTTGTATTGCAGACAACTAAAAACATCCTATTGACGGTAGTTCTCTTCTTCGCATTTATTGATTTTTTTGCATCTTATTATTTCAACATGATTTTAACAGAATCCTTGGTCAATATGATCTTTTCAAGCCACTGGGTGGAAGTTCGAGCTTTTTTTACACTGCAAGTCATCCCTCATACATTACTTGTTCTCACAACAATAGCGGTGTGTGTAGCGATTGCCTCGATACGCTTCCAATTGGTAATCCAACCCAAGAGAATCAAGGTGATTTTTGCAACACTATTGCTAGTTCACGCATTGCACGCTTTCAAAGGATACTATTCTTCGTTGAAACACATGGATCATTTTTACAAATTCTTATGCACACAGATAATTCCTTCTGTCAAAGAGATCGCTCTAATTGCTCTAAATATTAGAGAACATAGTAAAATCCAAGCAATATATGATAAGCTCAAGCAACCTTTACCTAAAGACTATATCCATGTTGATTCGGATACCCCACCTAATGTGATACTCGTCGTGGGTGAGAGCGAATCGCGTTCATTTATGGGAGTTTACGATTACAGCACTCCAAACACCCCATTTTTCAGCAAACTCAAGCAATCGCAACACTTGTTCTTATTTACGGATGTAGTGTCGCCATTTGCCTACACATTGCCTGTTTTTCAAGTTCTTTTGAACTACTCGGATGTAGAAAATAGCAAAACTATTCCTTGGTACCTCACAGAAGGTGTGGGTAAAATATTCAAAACTGCAGGCTATACTACTTTTTGGCTGGACAATCAAGCAAACCCCTACCTAACAGATGCCTTTTCACTCCTTTCTAACTCTTTTGACTACAAATATTGGACTAACAATGATTATGAAAATAAGGATCAAATACTCGTTGATACCTACAATAACACAGTCAAATCTAAATTAGGGACTAAAAATTTTATTCTATTCCATCTAGTGGGCAACCATTTTCCTTACACTAATCGTTTCCCTCATAGCTTTACAAAATTTACACCAAAAGATGTTTCTTACACCGAATTACATGTGCAAAACATGACCGACAAACAAACAGTCGCTGATTATGTCAACTCAATTTACTACACAGACCATGTTCTTAAAGAAATATTTAACTTGTTTAAAGATAAAAATGCAATCATCTTGTATCTTTCTGATCATGGGCAAGATATGTTTAGGAGTGGGCATGTTTTTGTCCACAAATGCTCCAATTATGGCGTTGAAGTTCCTTTTGCAGTCTATGTTACGGATAAATTTAAGCAAAGCTACCCACAGAAAGTCAAAGCCATTGCCCAAGCAGTGAACAAACCCTTCATGATCGACGTCTGATTCATTCTCTTCTGCCTCTTGTAGGGATACACACGAAAGACAATCTAGAAGCTAAAAATCTCTTTAGTCCAAAGTTTGACACTAACAGGAAACGGGTTTATTGTGGTAACCTAGAATACCCAACAACCCACAACCATAACGCCCCTTAACTTTCTTCCCTTCTCATTCACTACACAAGATTATTCCTTCTTGCATATTCTCTTAGATTTATGTTTAATGTTTTGAATAGCTTAAAATTTTTTTAATACAACTAATAGGCACTTAATGGGGGGTTTTGAATTTAGAATAAATCTCTAGAATCCTCTCTTCATCCACCATGTCATAAGGAATCTTATTGCCTAACAACTTCTTATGATACTCCTTAAAATCGGCTAAAGGTACCCACTTGCACTTTTCAGCTTCAGAGGCTCTTCGAGGTTTGATATAGGGAAAATGCCAGTTCATTAACTCTGGATCACCAACAAATTCCACGGGACGCTTATAACACATTTCTTCTATCCAATTCTGTTCCGGGTGTTTCACAAACCCACAATCTCGATTGTAGAGTAAAAAATGCCCTGCGCAATTTTCTACAAATCCAAAGTCATCTTCGCCAGCAACATTTACATGCCACACAAAGACTCGTCCATCTTTTACTAAGAAATGCACCCTAGAGTAAGCCAAGGTTTCGTAAGTATTGCGCACCGTATAGAAACTCTTGTAAAGCTTCTTGGCATCGTGGATGTGATCCACATCAATTTTTACCACCCATTGATTCCTTGGGATGAAGGAAAAAACATAATTAGAATAGTGATAGAGCGTGTTGTGCAGGTGTTCAGGGGTTTCCCGACCAAGTTGAGCTACCTTGTAGGGATAAGAAATGGGCACAAAGCTGGGAAATTTTTGGCAAAAGTCTAAAATCACTTCTGCACTTCCATCGTCGCAGTCGTTATAACCAATCACTCCCCGTTGAATCGCCGGGAGTATTGAGTGCAGACATTCTTCCAAGGTGCAAATCTCATTACGCACTCGAATAAAAGCCCATGGATTGAGAGGGCTTGCAGGGTCTTTGCTTTTTTCATCATATTCGAAATAACCGTGGTGAGTTGGTTTGTCGCTAAAGGATTCCCCCCCCCCCCCTGCGGCGATCTTTTTGTTGGCGACGATAAAATTCTCATTGCTCAAATTTTCGATTCGTTTAAATACCAAGAATTTTTGAGGATGGGAAATCTTTCCAAATTGTGGGTCGGACATATTCTGCAAGGTGTGCTCAAGGCGATCCAACCTATTATGAACACTAGATAGCAATTTATCTCTTGCCCATTTTAGTCTGGACTTTATGTGTTGTTTAAAATTTGCCAAAAAACCGCTCCTTATTCCACATTCCATACCGCAAATTGTAACAAAGTTTTTCATAAAGTCAAATCTTGATGTTACTCAAAAACCACAGTCGAACCCCATCTTTCAACTTTTGATTTATTGTGAGATTAAGAGCATTTAAGTATAGTGTAAACACGGATGAGAAACTTAATTTAGGACTTCAATGCGCATTCTCTTTTGCACTAGCCAATATTATCCTTTGCAGTCAGGACGGGCGATTGTTGCCCATAATTTGAGTTTAGCTCTTGCTAGGGCTGGACATACAGTCCTGGTGTGTACTGCTAATGTTTTTGATTTGCAAACCCTCCAATGGGAAGGCCAAAAACACGCCATCACTAGTGGCAACACTGCAAGAGAGGTTGTAGAAATAGCTCCTAATCTCTTTGTCATCGGATTTCACATTTATGTAGAGGGTTACCTGATAAAAGGTGAGATTGCGGCCTATAAGGATTTTGTGGCGCATTTTGAGTGCGATCTGTTGCTTTGCTCTGGGGTCAATGAAGGGATTTATGGAATCTGTTGGACATGCGACCTGCTTTATGATTTGCTCCCTACCTTAGAGGTTAAGAAGGCTTTAAAAATCCATGAGTCACCTAATATACGACAGGGTCATTCATGGAAGAGTCGCATCAAAGAAGTTCTTAAAATTATTCTCTCAAAATTCTTTAACGAAGATAAAAAATATTTTAGATGGATTGAGGGCATGCTAAGAAATCATCTGAAAGACTTTGATTGTGTGTTTTTCTTAGATGAAAAAACACACAATTACCACACCCTTGCGCCTTTTTGTTCTAGGATAAGTATTTTACCCCATGGGGTTTTTGAGATCTATCCACCCAAGACTCTGCACACACCCTTAAAAAAAACCAATGACAATGATTTAGAAACCCTTATGCAAGGCTCCTATCTGCTCAGTGTTTCTAACTATCATCCCGCTAAAAATCATGACAAAATTTTGCAAGCCTATTATTTAAGCCAAGTGCAAATCCCCTTGGTTTTTGTAGGCTTTTGCAATTATGTACATGCCCTTGGTATGTTAAAAACGCTTAAACAAGATTTAGATGATAAATATGGTTTCAAGCCCGTATTGTTTCTCCATTCGCTAGAACGCTCACAGATACTAGCACTCTTCACCCATGCTACTTTGTTTTTGCACGCTGCTCCTCACCCATGTTATCCTATGGCGATTTTAGAGAGCATGCAGTACGGACTACCCTTTGTGTGCATGGATGTAGGCTGTGTCAAGCAACTTTACGCTGACTTGGTGGTGCAAACTCCTCAAGAAATGGCACATAAAGTGGACTCTCTATTAAGTGATCCTGATCACTACTACCAAGTAGCTAAGAACT
This portion of the Helicobacter felis ATCC 49179 genome encodes:
- a CDS encoding AAA family ATPase, encoding MCKDQQQAELVCSHDRPWHFEGTPLDLMFEENLFYLWSNRIGQQSQAKSQEEIKFGIDGEYAFAYYHDNKQTLNQDLHRDMQGILDIDLELFTEKVGDGVHVTFRKSGTANPFSPFNVGAGVSYVAKILIIALSLKENDIFLIENPEIHLHPKAIANLASFFAKLIACKKIQLIIETHSAYFLHKLRHEVYKKNLASDAVRFFYKDQPNKNFEVIDIGAGGRLVNPNKEPISFPTGFLDVGLDELLEIM
- a CDS encoding AAA family ATPase, which produces MISFIQIENFKSIQKEVFELKPLTCFAGTNSVGKSSVLQTILLASYYNHNNMWLRDAIYFVMSYTRYQK
- a CDS encoding DUF262 domain-containing protein; translation: MSQELEGEERLEIATSKDNYPIKELRLAKDRISVFDMKRRLDDPKRWRINLQPDFQRSPRVWDTKQRSELIESILIGIPLPVIYMIESEKQNSQEPTRQVIDGLQRLTCIQDFLNERFVLSPLKILPSINKKRFSELEPFMQNRIEDYQLEVYTILPPVPDRVKLDVFDRLNRGGTQLNNQEMRNAIYCGRSTTFINSMCQSEGFEKLMGKKLSLRMKDRYLILRFVAFYLLRTERLGDLKYTNMDDFLGGVMEQINRSEEGAYEDVARDFNQAMQDILERCDDSIFRFKSKEGKAQKRPINIALFECFVYLFVRARQEHKEITIEALERLKNEFEDSGTFASGVESPSNIGFRFDQAEGILRKALHD
- a CDS encoding glycosyltransferase family 4 protein, which produces MKKVIFNASSIANAGNLTGIGLYTLALAQALEEYFKSRGDVELNFYAHGKLYANLKDLPSDPLPSSTGFIKTIKKALRFFLISPLYSYLSLGFRFLAELCVKRRHHNVSDTVSDLYIQPEFLGPKGIRSSKILGCIHDMPIGEMWCLPKKMRLDFEKNIFPQMSTYTEVICFSQCTKADIINALGFTESKVHVIYHGLREYRDTHHVSLPPNLGEFILVVGAKSKRKNATRLIEAFQRLPQNLQKRFKIVLTSSSFSTLTKDDEKVFKQDFIVNLGYVSDALLQTLYKNARLLWWGSLAEGFGLPMVEAMQAQCVVLASNVSCMPEILGDAGIYCDPYSVQDITRQLEVALTDEVLRKECIERGLKRAKEFDLKKSMQKHIEIVERMLEES
- a CDS encoding replication initiation protein; its protein translation is MDTTEQLGQQIKALQTIISATADIGLREVLEREKAECLKKLVALVPALDLQSPQDPPKVAPEPTLDTTPKSETEHSNKAPTKQEQKPIDTSTPKGTSAKEVPIANPNQVVIHNDIYKVNLGKMGAREINLLFSLFNRLKDQQDTCIYFTPKEVKEMMDAPKIGDKDLLKAVKALWKNVKTANFWEIARCIEDGRKITRETNRFLFKDFTIAYDETEKLCYIEVGVNAPYYLHLLNDLSANFTTFQLKTFLSLRSKYAKNLYRLLVRFEDVKKNGMCEMISYKNDFAGFKEFMGIPTTMRTDLIDAHILKPACRELGVIFEEGYDPKNPNRNLPYETIFYVKEKKGRGGKVVGITFHFMPHPHADAQKAILKRRSQNRIQEAVIKAQKQERKEQEKQAKEQKKAQRGYYTKKEREAIGKFCGLTGSICIDSPYHVFQNAKLINVLTRLGDNPSIVGLFQLIPTHPNDRHYAQYCTEHLERFNTQGDDLFTHTFKDHEDFVNNFVKHAR
- a CDS encoding phosphoethanolamine transferase, translated to MVLDMRFFLMWLAPVFVVLFSANAESQYGRFVVGKVAFYSFFISFLIYWGLSFIKQRFVLQTTKNILLTVVLFFAFIDFFASYYFNMILTESLVNMIFSSHWVEVRAFFTLQVIPHTLLVLTTIAVCVAIASIRFQLVIQPKRIKVIFATLLLVHALHAFKGYYSSLKHMDHFYKFLCTQIIPSVKEIALIALNIREHSKIQAIYDKLKQPLPKDYIHVDSDTPPNVILVVGESESRSFMGVYDYSTPNTPFFSKLKQSQHLFLFTDVVSPFAYTLPVFQVLLNYSDVENSKTIPWYLTEGVGKIFKTAGYTTFWLDNQANPYLTDAFSLLSNSFDYKYWTNNDYENKDQILVDTYNNTVKSKLGTKNFILFHLVGNHFPYTNRFPHSFTKFTPKDVSYTELHVQNMTDKQTVADYVNSIYYTDHVLKEIFNLFKDKNAIILYLSDHGQDMFRSGHVFVHKCSNYGVEVPFAVYVTDKFKQSYPQKVKAIAQAVNKPFMIDV
- a CDS encoding putative beta-1,4-N-acetylgalactosaminyltransferase — encoded protein: MANFKQHIKSRLKWARDKLLSSVHNRLDRLEHTLQNMSDPQFGKISHPQKFLVFKRIENLSNENFIVANKKIAAGGGGESFSDKPTHHGYFEYDEKSKDPASPLNPWAFIRVRNEICTLEECLHSILPAIQRGVIGYNDCDDGSAEVILDFCQKFPSFVPISYPYKVAQLGRETPEHLHNTLYHYSNYVFSFIPRNQWVVKIDVDHIHDAKKLYKSFYTVRNTYETLAYSRVHFLVKDGRVFVWHVNVAGEDDFGFVENCAGHFLLYNRDCGFVKHPEQNWIEEMCYKRPVEFVGDPELMNWHFPYIKPRRASEAEKCKWVPLADFKEYHKKLLGNKIPYDMVDEERILEIYSKFKTPH
- a CDS encoding glycosyltransferase family 4 protein; its protein translation is MRILFCTSQYYPLQSGRAIVAHNLSLALARAGHTVLVCTANVFDLQTLQWEGQKHAITSGNTAREVVEIAPNLFVIGFHIYVEGYLIKGEIAAYKDFVAHFECDLLLCSGVNEGIYGICWTCDLLYDLLPTLEVKKALKIHESPNIRQGHSWKSRIKEVLKIILSKFFNEDKKYFRWIEGMLRNHLKDFDCVFFLDEKTHNYHTLAPFCSRISILPHGVFEIYPPKTLHTPLKKTNDNDLETLMQGSYLLSVSNYHPAKNHDKILQAYYLSQVQIPLVFVGFCNYVHALGMLKTLKQDLDDKYGFKPVLFLHSLERSQILALFTHATLFLHAAPHPCYPMAILESMQYGLPFVCMDVGCVKQLYADLVVQTPQEMAHKVDSLLSDPDHYYQVAKNLHITIQNYTYDKIIPKFLETLNANGHSA